Proteins from one Aureimonas sp. SA4125 genomic window:
- a CDS encoding L,D-transpeptidase: MRPLLSAALLALSIAGVPGTATAASDPKPKWAEENFASGYDPGTIVIKTSERKLYLITGATTALRYEIAVGRPSEQWFGESFVTRKRFNPTWVPTPSMREKNPSLPDSVGPGPSNPLGVRALNLGWGTYRIHGTNAPRSIGSAASSGCFRMRNADVADLFERVHVGAQVIVLK; encoded by the coding sequence ATGCGTCCTCTCCTTTCCGCCGCCCTTCTCGCTCTGTCGATTGCGGGGGTGCCCGGCACCGCCACGGCGGCCAGCGACCCCAAGCCGAAATGGGCGGAGGAGAACTTTGCCAGCGGCTATGATCCCGGGACGATCGTCATCAAGACCAGCGAGCGCAAGCTATACCTGATCACCGGGGCGACGACGGCTCTGCGCTACGAGATCGCCGTCGGGCGACCGAGCGAGCAGTGGTTCGGCGAGAGCTTCGTGACACGCAAGCGCTTCAATCCGACCTGGGTCCCGACGCCCTCGATGCGTGAAAAGAACCCGTCGCTGCCGGACTCGGTCGGTCCGGGACCATCCAATCCGCTCGGCGTCAGGGCGCTGAATCTGGGCTGGGGAACGTATCGCATCCATGGCACGAACGCGCCGCGCTCGATCGGCAGCGCGGCGTCGTCGGGATGCTTTCGCATGCGCAATGCGGACGTCGCCGATCTGTTCGAGCGGGTCCATGTCGGCGCGCAGGTGATCGTGTTGAAGTAG
- a CDS encoding Re/Si-specific NAD(P)(+) transhydrogenase subunit alpha, with amino-acid sequence MRMKVFVPRERDEGEPRVAASPDTVKKLKSFGVDVTVEAGAGLRSRIPDEAFAAVGATIGSSADAAGADVVLKVRRPEREELSGYRRGAAVIAIMDPYGRDDDVAAMADAGILAFAMEFMPRITRAQVMDVLSSQANLAGYQAVLDAASEYDRAFPMMMTAAGTVPAARVFVMGVGVAGLQAIATARRLGAVVTATDVRPATKEQVESLGAKFIAVEDDEFKAAETSGGYAKEMSAGYQAKQAELVAAHIAKQDIVITTALIPGRPAPRLVTRAMIETMKPGSVLVDLAVERGGNVEGAEAGKIVDAGPARIVGHLNVAGRIAATASLLYAKNVASFLETMIDKEAKALKIDFADDLVKATLLTRDGAVVHPNFAKAAPAPAAPTMVAADPGTAGDAPAAQTGEA; translated from the coding sequence ATCCGTATGAAGGTTTTCGTGCCAAGGGAGCGGGACGAGGGCGAGCCGCGTGTCGCGGCGTCTCCCGACACCGTGAAGAAGCTGAAGAGTTTTGGTGTCGACGTCACGGTCGAGGCCGGGGCCGGCCTCAGATCGCGCATTCCCGACGAGGCCTTTGCTGCCGTCGGCGCCACGATCGGCAGTTCCGCCGACGCAGCAGGCGCGGATGTCGTGCTGAAGGTACGACGGCCCGAGCGCGAGGAACTGTCCGGCTATCGCCGTGGCGCCGCCGTCATTGCGATCATGGATCCCTACGGGCGTGACGACGATGTCGCGGCTATGGCCGATGCCGGCATTCTCGCCTTCGCCATGGAATTCATGCCGCGCATCACGCGCGCACAGGTGATGGACGTCCTGTCGAGCCAGGCCAATCTTGCCGGCTACCAGGCCGTCCTCGACGCTGCTTCCGAGTATGACCGGGCCTTTCCGATGATGATGACCGCCGCCGGCACCGTGCCGGCCGCGCGCGTCTTCGTCATGGGCGTCGGCGTCGCCGGCCTGCAGGCCATCGCCACCGCCCGCCGCCTCGGCGCCGTCGTCACGGCGACCGACGTGCGGCCCGCCACCAAGGAACAGGTCGAATCCCTCGGGGCGAAGTTCATTGCCGTGGAGGACGACGAGTTCAAGGCGGCCGAAACCTCGGGCGGATACGCCAAGGAGATGTCGGCGGGCTATCAGGCCAAGCAGGCCGAACTGGTGGCCGCCCATATCGCCAAGCAGGACATCGTCATCACCACGGCGCTGATCCCCGGGCGGCCGGCCCCGCGCCTCGTCACGCGGGCCATGATCGAGACGATGAAGCCCGGCTCCGTGCTGGTCGATCTTGCGGTCGAGCGCGGCGGCAATGTCGAGGGTGCCGAAGCCGGCAAGATCGTGGACGCCGGGCCGGCCCGGATCGTCGGTCACCTCAACGTCGCCGGCCGCATCGCCGCCACCGCCTCGCTGCTCTACGCCAAGAACGTCGCCTCGTTCCTCGAGACGATGATCGACAAGGAGGCGAAGGCGCTGAAGATCGATTTCGCCGACGACCTGGTCAAGGCGACGCTCCTGACGCGCGACGGCGCGGTGGTGCATCCGAACTTCGCCAAGGCCGCCCCCGCGCCGGCGGCGCCCACCATGGTCGCTGCCGACCCGGGAACGGCCGGTGACGCGCCTGCTGCACAGACGGGAGAGGCATGA
- a CDS encoding gamma-glutamyl-gamma-aminobutyrate hydrolase family protein: MPAHSILVAVPADIRTIGNHRWHAAPETYLKAVIRVAGAIPVIVPALAAEIDIGEILSRVDGVLVTGSVTNVHPSRYGTEPSAAHEPYDPDRDALTEAMIKGAIERDVPLLAICRGLQELNVALGGSLATEIQDIEGRMDHRAADDPEQGVRYAIRQKVTAESGSKLNRILGKSEFQVNSLHRQAIDRLAEGLTVEATAPDGTIEAVSVDAARGFALGVQWHPEYWAESDADSAAIFSAFGEACRAFRKSRATAR, from the coding sequence ATGCCTGCGCACTCGATCCTCGTCGCCGTCCCCGCCGACATCCGCACCATCGGCAATCACCGCTGGCACGCCGCGCCCGAGACCTATCTGAAGGCGGTCATCCGCGTCGCCGGCGCCATTCCGGTGATCGTGCCGGCCCTCGCGGCGGAGATCGACATCGGCGAGATCCTGTCGCGGGTCGACGGCGTGCTCGTCACCGGATCGGTCACCAACGTCCACCCCAGCCGCTATGGCACCGAGCCCAGCGCCGCGCACGAGCCCTACGATCCGGATCGCGACGCGCTGACGGAGGCGATGATCAAGGGTGCGATCGAGCGCGACGTGCCGCTGCTCGCGATCTGCCGCGGCCTGCAGGAATTGAACGTCGCGCTCGGCGGCTCGCTGGCGACGGAGATCCAGGACATCGAAGGCCGGATGGACCACCGCGCCGCCGATGATCCCGAACAGGGCGTTCGCTACGCCATCCGTCAGAAGGTCACGGCCGAGAGCGGCAGCAAGTTGAACCGGATCCTCGGCAAGAGCGAATTCCAGGTCAACTCGCTGCACCGCCAGGCGATCGATCGTCTGGCGGAGGGACTGACGGTCGAGGCGACGGCACCGGACGGGACGATCGAGGCGGTGTCGGTCGACGCGGCCCGCGGCTTCGCCCTCGGCGTGCAGTGGCATCCGGAATACTGGGCCGAAAGCGACGCCGATTCCGCCGCCATCTTCAGTGCCTTCGGCGAAGCCTGCCGGGCTTTTCGAAAGAGCCGCGCCACGGCCCGCTGA
- a CDS encoding RecX family transcriptional regulator has protein sequence MSRPPPPAPPQRRPRPVTPEWLFRAAAHYLGRYASTAENLRRVLERKVARRVAEAEEGGAPSSADCRAMIDATLARFHDLKLLDDRAFAAAKLSSLRRGGASLRKIEAKLSEKGVDRDTIAVTLQGDESTDHEAAFAYARRRRLGPHRLRDRAERRERDMAAMMRAGFGYGDARAAIDADGAADSPDEV, from the coding sequence ATGAGCCGCCCGCCCCCGCCCGCCCCTCCGCAACGTCGTCCCCGGCCCGTCACGCCGGAATGGCTGTTCCGCGCCGCCGCGCACTATCTCGGCCGCTACGCCAGCACGGCGGAAAACCTGCGGCGGGTGCTCGAGCGCAAGGTGGCGCGGCGTGTCGCCGAGGCGGAGGAGGGCGGTGCGCCCAGTTCCGCAGACTGCCGGGCGATGATCGATGCGACGCTCGCCCGTTTCCACGATCTGAAACTCCTCGATGACCGCGCTTTCGCCGCGGCGAAGCTGTCGAGCCTCCGGCGCGGGGGCGCGTCGCTTCGCAAGATCGAGGCGAAGCTTTCCGAAAAGGGCGTCGACCGCGACACGATCGCGGTGACGCTGCAGGGCGACGAGAGCACCGATCACGAGGCGGCCTTCGCCTACGCCCGGCGACGTCGCCTTGGCCCGCATCGCCTGCGCGACCGGGCGGAGCGGCGGGAGCGCGACATGGCGGCAATGATGCGCGCGGGCTTTGGCTATGGCGATGCCCGCGCCGCCATCGATGCTGACGGTGCTGCCGATTCTCCCGACGAGGTTTGA
- a CDS encoding DUF992 domain-containing protein, whose protein sequence is MKILLATAAFASLLAAPMAAHAETALGILTCKSEGSVGYIIGSSENVICDFAPANAAQPVEVYSGTLDNVGLDIGVTGETIMSWNVLADTDGYQPSQLAGTYVGASADASFAAGGGVKLLTGGPNGGFSLQPLSVQAQEGVNAALGVTKFTLVSAVPAGAVAAPTGAVVVPEGSVVVPEGSVVLPEGTVVVPAN, encoded by the coding sequence ATGAAAATCCTCCTCGCCACCGCTGCCTTCGCCTCGCTGCTCGCCGCACCGATGGCAGCCCATGCCGAAACCGCGCTTGGCATCCTCACCTGCAAGAGCGAAGGCTCGGTCGGATACATCATCGGCTCTTCGGAGAACGTGATCTGCGATTTCGCGCCGGCCAATGCGGCGCAGCCCGTGGAAGTCTATTCGGGCACGCTGGACAATGTCGGCCTCGACATCGGCGTCACCGGTGAGACCATCATGTCCTGGAATGTGCTCGCCGATACAGACGGCTATCAGCCCTCGCAGCTGGCCGGCACCTATGTCGGCGCGAGCGCGGACGCTTCCTTTGCAGCCGGCGGCGGCGTGAAGCTTCTGACCGGTGGCCCGAACGGCGGCTTCAGCCTGCAGCCGCTCAGTGTCCAGGCTCAGGAAGGCGTGAATGCCGCCCTCGGCGTCACCAAATTCACGCTGGTCTCGGCCGTACCGGCCGGCGCCGTCGCCGCCCCCACGGGTGCCGTGGTCGTTCCCGAGGGCTCTGTCGTTGTGCCCGAGGGTTCGGTCGTCCTTCCCGAGGGCACAGTGGTCGTTCCGGCGAACTGA
- a CDS encoding nickel/cobalt transporter has product MQLTHPPLGRLAVLALLAGLVLMAAVDPGLAKSSLGIGTAETVSQPSGLFSGLFIEINAYQREFFAALRAALVGMKNGSGGVFFLIGLSFAYGVFHAAGPGHGKAVISSYVLANEVQLRRGIALSFVSALLQAVTALVVVGAGWFVLRGTGVSMTDATNGLEIASFVLIIAFGCWLLLRKILRLVERSRRPALPSPNPVASSFGMGTSATGLAFAGGVPAAARPGPTRLRGAEMPVVAPGGPIMRPASGGFSSEVCVDDAEDCDCGRAHMPDPRALGATRLSLGSAASAVFAVGLRPCTGAIVVLTFALLNGLYLGGVLSVLAMALGTAITVSAIAALAVFAKDVALRFGAAGGRRAAVLDSVEVIGALLVIALGVALLGGALA; this is encoded by the coding sequence ATGCAGCTGACACACCCGCCGCTCGGCCGTCTGGCAGTGCTGGCGCTTCTGGCGGGCCTCGTGCTGATGGCGGCCGTCGATCCCGGCCTGGCAAAGTCCTCGCTCGGCATCGGCACGGCCGAGACCGTGTCGCAGCCGAGCGGGCTCTTCTCCGGCCTGTTCATCGAGATCAACGCCTATCAGCGGGAGTTCTTTGCCGCGCTGCGGGCGGCGCTGGTGGGGATGAAGAACGGCTCGGGCGGCGTGTTCTTCCTCATCGGACTCTCCTTCGCCTACGGCGTCTTTCACGCCGCGGGGCCCGGCCATGGCAAGGCGGTCATCTCGTCCTACGTGCTGGCCAACGAGGTGCAGTTGCGCCGCGGGATCGCTTTGTCCTTCGTGTCGGCGCTGCTGCAGGCGGTGACCGCGCTGGTCGTCGTGGGCGCCGGATGGTTCGTCCTGCGCGGGACTGGCGTGTCGATGACCGACGCCACCAACGGGCTCGAAATCGCCTCCTTCGTCCTCATCATCGCCTTCGGCTGCTGGCTGCTGCTGCGCAAGATCCTGCGGCTGGTCGAGCGGTCCCGGCGTCCCGCCCTGCCGTCGCCGAACCCGGTCGCGTCGTCATTCGGGATGGGGACGTCTGCCACCGGCCTTGCCTTTGCCGGGGGAGTGCCGGCGGCGGCGAGGCCTGGCCCCACGCGCCTGCGCGGCGCCGAGATGCCGGTGGTGGCGCCCGGCGGACCGATCATGCGCCCGGCGTCGGGCGGATTTTCCAGCGAGGTCTGTGTGGACGACGCCGAGGACTGCGACTGCGGCCGCGCCCACATGCCCGATCCCCGCGCGCTCGGCGCGACGCGGCTCTCGCTCGGCTCGGCGGCCTCGGCGGTGTTCGCCGTGGGTCTCAGGCCCTGCACCGGGGCGATCGTGGTCCTGACCTTCGCCCTTCTGAACGGGCTCTATCTCGGCGGCGTGCTCTCCGTCCTCGCGATGGCGCTCGGGACGGCGATCACCGTCTCGGCCATTGCGGCGCTCGCTGTCTTCGCCAAGGACGTCGCCCTGCGCTTCGGTGCGGCGGGGGGGCGCCGCGCCGCCGTGCTCGATAGCGTCGAAGTGATCGGCGCCCTTCTCGTCATCGCCCTCGGCGTCGCGCTGCTCGGCGGGGCGCTGGCCTGA
- a CDS encoding NAD(P)(+) transhydrogenase (Re/Si-specific) subunit beta yields MSENFAAFLYLVSGVLFILALRGLSHPTSSRQGNIFGMVGMGIAVVTTLLLANPSAGALLLILVGIAAGGGIGAVVAKRIPMTAMPQLVAGFHSLVGLAAVCVAAAALYAPEAINIGTVGNIHTQALVEMAIGVAIGAITFTGSIIAFLKLDGRMGGKPIMLPSRHLINIALAAGLVLCLIIFAVTESHIAFWLVVLFSLALGVLLIVPIGGADMPVVVSMLNSYSGWAAAGIGFTLQNLALIITGALVGSSGAILSYIMCKGMNRSFISVILGGFGGESGPSASAGGEERPVKQGSADDAAYLMMNASKVIIVPGYGMAVAQAQHALREMADTLKNHGVEVKYAIHPVAGRMPGHMNVLLAEANVPYDEVFELEDINSEFAQTDVVFVIGANDVTNPAARDDKTSPIYGMPILNVDQAQTCLFVKRSMASGYAGIDNTLFYKDNTMMLFADAKKMVENIVKAMAH; encoded by the coding sequence ATGTCCGAGAACTTCGCCGCCTTCCTCTATCTGGTCTCCGGGGTGCTGTTCATCCTGGCACTGCGCGGCCTGTCGCACCCGACCTCAAGCCGCCAGGGCAACATCTTCGGCATGGTCGGCATGGGCATCGCCGTCGTGACGACGCTGCTCCTCGCCAACCCCTCCGCCGGTGCGCTGCTCCTCATCCTCGTCGGCATCGCCGCCGGCGGCGGGATCGGCGCCGTCGTGGCAAAGCGCATTCCGATGACGGCCATGCCGCAGCTCGTCGCCGGATTCCACAGCCTGGTCGGCCTTGCCGCGGTCTGTGTCGCCGCTGCCGCGCTCTATGCGCCCGAGGCCATCAACATCGGCACCGTCGGCAACATCCATACCCAGGCGCTCGTCGAAATGGCGATCGGCGTCGCCATCGGCGCGATCACCTTCACCGGCTCGATCATCGCCTTCCTGAAGCTCGACGGACGCATGGGCGGCAAGCCGATCATGTTGCCCTCGCGCCACCTGATCAACATCGCGCTGGCCGCCGGCCTCGTCCTTTGCCTCATCATCTTCGCGGTGACGGAGAGCCACATCGCCTTCTGGCTGGTGGTGCTGTTTTCCCTGGCGCTGGGCGTTCTTCTGATCGTGCCGATCGGCGGCGCCGACATGCCGGTCGTCGTCTCGATGCTGAACTCGTATTCGGGCTGGGCGGCGGCCGGCATCGGCTTCACGCTGCAGAACCTTGCGCTGATCATCACCGGCGCGCTCGTCGGCTCCTCCGGTGCGATCCTGTCCTACATCATGTGCAAGGGCATGAACCGCTCCTTCATCTCGGTCATCCTCGGCGGCTTTGGCGGCGAGAGCGGTCCCTCGGCTTCGGCCGGCGGCGAGGAGCGTCCGGTCAAGCAGGGATCGGCCGACGACGCCGCCTATCTCATGATGAACGCCTCCAAGGTGATCATCGTGCCGGGCTACGGCATGGCGGTCGCGCAGGCGCAGCACGCGCTGCGTGAGATGGCCGACACGCTGAAGAACCATGGCGTCGAGGTGAAATACGCCATCCACCCCGTCGCCGGCCGCATGCCTGGGCATATGAACGTGCTTCTGGCCGAGGCGAACGTTCCCTATGATGAGGTCTTCGAGCTCGAGGACATCAACTCGGAGTTCGCCCAGACCGACGTCGTCTTCGTCATCGGCGCCAACGACGTCACGAATCCCGCGGCGCGGGACGACAAGACCTCGCCGATCTACGGCATGCCGATCCTCAACGTCGATCAGGCCCAGACCTGCCTCTTCGTCAAGCGCTCCATGGCATCGGGCTATGCCGGCATCGACAACACCTTGTTCTACAAGGACAACACGATGATGCTGTTCGCCGACGCCAAGAAGATGGTCGAGAACATCGTGAAGGCGATGGCCCACTGA
- a CDS encoding tetratricopeptide repeat protein: MPAANAIRLDQASGSSENISSLTATVNANPRDPEAYNVRGTAYGRAGRNSEAVQDFTTALQLDPNFYQAYANRALVYRQMNDNAKAVADYNAALQINPRYDSAFIGRGNIYRMAGRNREALGDFQKAIDLNTTDPRAYHNRGLLYQIDGQHKQAIEDFSTAISLQADAPEPYSGRGVSYLALGDEENAFTDFNTALKLDDKNAEYWTNQAIIYERRNEKARAFKSYARAAQLDPAYQPAKDGMGRTRA; encoded by the coding sequence ATGCCCGCCGCCAATGCCATTCGTCTCGACCAGGCCTCGGGCTCGTCGGAAAACATTTCCTCGCTGACCGCGACGGTGAACGCCAATCCGCGCGATCCGGAAGCCTACAATGTCCGCGGCACGGCCTACGGCCGCGCCGGGCGCAACAGCGAAGCGGTGCAGGACTTCACCACCGCCCTGCAGCTCGACCCGAATTTCTACCAGGCCTATGCCAACCGCGCCCTCGTTTATCGCCAGATGAACGACAACGCCAAGGCGGTCGCCGACTATAACGCCGCGCTGCAGATCAACCCGCGCTACGACAGTGCCTTTATCGGCCGCGGCAACATCTATCGCATGGCCGGCCGCAATCGTGAGGCGCTGGGCGACTTCCAGAAGGCGATCGACCTCAACACCACCGATCCGCGCGCCTACCACAACCGTGGGCTGCTCTACCAGATCGACGGGCAGCACAAGCAGGCGATCGAGGATTTCTCGACCGCGATCTCGCTACAGGCGGACGCGCCCGAGCCCTATTCCGGCCGCGGCGTCTCCTATCTCGCCCTCGGCGACGAGGAAAACGCCTTCACCGACTTCAACACGGCATTGAAGCTGGACGACAAGAACGCGGAATACTGGACAAACCAGGCGATCATCTACGAGCGCCGCAACGAAAAGGCGCGCGCCTTCAAGTCCTACGCCCGCGCTGCCCAGCTCGACCCCGCCTACCAGCCGGCCAAGGACGGCATGGGCCGCACACGCGCTTAG
- a CDS encoding proton-translocating transhydrogenase family protein — translation MENELARATLQRLNEAGAAIRDARIGVEQMMTSPVADHVASANPFVFHLAIFVLAIFVGYYVVWSVTPALHTPLMAVTNAISSVIIVGAILAVGISASGIATGFGFVALVLASVNIFGGFLVTQRMLAMYKKKEK, via the coding sequence ATGGAAAACGAGCTTGCGCGTGCGACCCTGCAACGCCTCAACGAGGCGGGCGCCGCCATCCGCGATGCGCGCATCGGCGTCGAGCAGATGATGACGTCGCCGGTCGCCGACCATGTCGCTTCGGCCAATCCCTTCGTCTTCCACCTCGCCATCTTCGTCCTGGCGATCTTCGTCGGCTACTACGTCGTCTGGTCGGTGACGCCGGCGCTGCACACGCCGCTGATGGCTGTCACCAACGCGATCTCCTCGGTGATCATCGTCGGGGCGATCCTTGCCGTTGGCATCTCGGCCTCCGGCATCGCGACGGGTTTTGGCTTCGTCGCCCTGGTGCTGGCAAGCGTCAACATCTTCGGCGGCTTCCTCGTCACGCAGCGCATGCTGGCGATGTACAAGAAAAAGGAGAAGTGA
- a CDS encoding DUF1007 family protein, producing MTSITRWAALALFASLYPTAEVQAHPHVYADARMEVVGDAAGKFVSVRNIWRMDELFSSSVVVDFDKNANGILDDNELQEIGDTVRESIAEWSFYTFVAIGDKTVKMLPPESIRALNQDGQLLLFFEMKAGEPIDFKAQKVTLSNFDETFFVAFTFEDDASFQLVDMPATCRKEIVVPDEDEAAQQWMASIAGLGADETVPADGVDYAKVLATRLEITCS from the coding sequence ATGACGTCGATCACCCGCTGGGCGGCCCTGGCACTGTTCGCGAGCCTCTATCCGACCGCTGAGGTGCAGGCGCATCCGCATGTCTACGCCGATGCGCGGATGGAGGTCGTCGGCGACGCGGCCGGCAAATTCGTTTCCGTGCGCAACATCTGGCGGATGGACGAGCTCTTCTCCTCCAGCGTCGTGGTGGACTTCGACAAGAACGCCAACGGCATTCTGGATGACAACGAACTGCAGGAAATCGGCGATACCGTGCGGGAGTCGATCGCCGAATGGAGCTTCTACACCTTCGTCGCCATCGGCGATAAGACCGTGAAGATGCTGCCGCCGGAGAGCATCAGGGCGCTGAACCAGGATGGGCAGTTGCTGCTGTTCTTCGAGATGAAGGCGGGCGAGCCTATCGACTTCAAGGCGCAGAAGGTGACGCTGTCGAATTTCGACGAGACCTTCTTCGTCGCCTTCACCTTCGAGGACGATGCCAGCTTCCAGCTGGTCGACATGCCGGCGACCTGCCGCAAGGAGATCGTGGTGCCCGACGAGGACGAGGCGGCGCAGCAGTGGATGGCCTCGATCGCCGGGCTCGGCGCCGACGAGACCGTGCCGGCCGACGGCGTCGACTATGCCAAGGTTCTGGCGACGCGGCTGGAAATCACATGCAGCTGA
- a CDS encoding type 1 glutamine amidotransferase domain-containing protein: MTDIRKAKIAILATDGFEQAELTQPLKMLREAGAEVHVVSLKAGSIKGWDKDNWGESVPVDRELSAVKAADYDALVLPGGQINPDVLRADEKAVAFIRDFYNTGKPLAAICHAPWLLIEADLVRGKDVTSYGSIKTDLKNAGANWMDKEVVVDQAMITSRNPGDIPAFVAKIIEEVEEGRHEDRRQVA; the protein is encoded by the coding sequence ATGACCGATATTCGCAAAGCCAAGATCGCCATCCTCGCCACGGACGGCTTCGAGCAGGCCGAACTCACCCAGCCGCTGAAGATGCTGCGCGAAGCGGGTGCCGAGGTGCACGTCGTCTCGCTGAAGGCCGGCTCGATCAAGGGCTGGGACAAGGACAATTGGGGCGAGAGCGTTCCGGTCGACCGCGAGCTCTCGGCCGTGAAGGCGGCGGATTACGACGCGCTCGTTCTGCCGGGTGGGCAGATCAACCCGGACGTGCTGCGCGCCGATGAAAAGGCCGTCGCCTTCATCCGCGACTTCTACAATACCGGGAAACCGCTGGCCGCGATCTGCCACGCACCCTGGCTGCTGATCGAGGCCGATCTCGTCCGCGGAAAGGACGTCACCTCCTACGGCTCGATCAAGACGGACCTGAAGAATGCCGGCGCGAACTGGATGGACAAGGAAGTGGTCGTCGACCAGGCGATGATCACTTCGCGCAATCCCGGCGATATCCCGGCCTTCGTCGCCAAGATCATCGAGGAGGTCGAGGAAGGCCGTCACGAGGATCGCCGCCAGGTCGCCTGA
- a CDS encoding aa3-type cytochrome c oxidase subunit IV: MTEDHGHTITYADKMDYSEHERTYERFLLLVKFGSIWVFAVVVGMAVALVSSAGFLAGILAFLIFGAVVSYFMK, translated from the coding sequence ATGACTGAAGATCACGGCCATACCATCACCTACGCCGACAAGATGGACTACAGCGAGCACGAGCGCACCTATGAGCGGTTCCTGCTTCTGGTGAAGTTCGGCTCGATCTGGGTCTTTGCGGTCGTCGTCGGCATGGCGGTGGCGCTTGTCTCCTCTGCCGGTTTCCTGGCCGGCATTCTAGCCTTCCTGATCTTCGGCGCCGTGGTCAGCTATTTCATGAAGTGA
- a CDS encoding chromosome partitioning protein ParA → MIPVLSVGSLKTSGTTTLALTLASVAAAADIPVVLIDAARDKDLVAWAGKGQHNTRITVEAAEDEAAMERLVRAARRRGDLAIIDAGDTAETIRAAARLSDRTLIPVRFSPLSAYAAIATECLLSSEAGKGRRGRDWAFIASAITAIPSRIARVVETVIQQSPATKINCGMVLRAAYEAPFLHGGTLFSLADEIAPGLDRARAEAATIAYECGILGNVASRAPAEATQDFARAA, encoded by the coding sequence ATGATTCCCGTTCTCTCCGTCGGCTCCCTGAAGACCTCCGGCACCACCACGCTCGCGCTGACGCTCGCCAGCGTCGCCGCGGCTGCCGACATCCCTGTCGTGCTGATCGACGCGGCGCGCGACAAGGATCTCGTCGCCTGGGCCGGCAAGGGCCAGCACAACACCCGCATCACCGTGGAGGCCGCCGAGGACGAAGCTGCGATGGAGCGTCTGGTGCGTGCTGCCCGCCGCCGCGGCGATCTCGCCATCATCGACGCCGGCGACACCGCCGAAACGATCCGCGCCGCCGCCCGCCTGTCGGACCGCACGCTCATCCCGGTCCGCTTCTCGCCGCTCTCGGCCTATGCCGCGATCGCCACCGAGTGCCTCCTGTCCTCGGAAGCCGGCAAGGGTCGCCGTGGCCGCGACTGGGCCTTCATCGCCAGCGCCATCACGGCGATCCCGAGCCGGATCGCCCGCGTCGTCGAGACCGTCATCCAGCAGAGCCCGGCAACGAAGATCAACTGTGGCATGGTCCTGCGCGCCGCCTACGAGGCGCCCTTCCTGCACGGCGGCACGCTCTTCAGCCTTGCCGACGAGATCGCGCCGGGCCTCGACCGCGCCCGTGCCGAGGCCGCGACCATCGCCTATGAGTGCGGCATTCTCGGCAATGTCGCATCGCGTGCACCGGCCGAAGCCACGCAGGATTTCGCCCGCGCCGCCTGA